A genomic stretch from Oscillospiraceae bacterium includes:
- the def gene encoding peptide deformylase, which yields MAIRQILKEGDETLNKVSRKVEKIDERVLQLLDDMKETMYKADGVGLAAPQVGILKRVVVIDIGDGVLELINPEIICSTGEQYEVEGCLSLPGVSGITERPMNVQVVALDREGYQVEVTGTGLLARALCHEIDHLDGILFRKRVTEYCED from the coding sequence ATGGCTATAAGACAAATTTTAAAAGAAGGCGACGAAACTTTAAATAAAGTTTCAAGAAAAGTTGAAAAGATAGATGAACGTGTTCTTCAACTTTTAGACGATATGAAAGAAACTATGTATAAAGCTGACGGTGTCGGTCTTGCCGCACCTCAGGTAGGAATACTTAAAAGAGTTGTTGTTATCGATATCGGTGACGGTGTTTTAGAACTTATAAATCCTGAAATTATATGTTCAACAGGCGAACAATACGAAGTTGAAGGGTGTTTATCTCTTCCCGGCGTATCAGGAATAACCGAGCGACCAATGAATGTTCAGGTTGTTGCTCTTGACCGTGAGGGCTATCAGGTTGAAGTAACAGGAACAGGGCTTTTAGCAAGAGCATTATGTCATGAAATTGATCATCTTGACGGAATACTCTTCCGTAAGAGGGTTACCGAGTATTGCGAGGATTAG